A genomic segment from Actinomyces lilanjuaniae encodes:
- a CDS encoding prepilin peptidase: MPSPSSLSPSPVLFPAPLFSGAFSGTFSSLSALAPWLLGAVLVCSVVVVAGPVSAWARRYVREPVPDEDTGDGSDGNDDSDGSDGGDDAGDSDSGNAVATSGQRLVWPGLLGTGPQAVLALLSCGLCAGWGLRAGATGAALVAVPVYALLTCAASVDVVARLLPNRLLGSAAAWLGLSAVVAVMVGPGSPGAALRAVLCGLGAGGASLLLALLPSGLGMGDVKLCAVIGLWLGWYGGLVVLVALWVGVLLGGLAAVLLLVSRRAGRKDPMAYGPYLVAGALLTWPLVVT; the protein is encoded by the coding sequence GTGCCCTCACCGTCATCCCTGTCTCCCTCCCCGGTGCTCTTCCCTGCGCCGCTCTTCTCTGGGGCTTTCTCTGGGACCTTCAGCTCGTTGTCCGCACTCGCCCCCTGGTTGCTCGGTGCTGTCCTCGTCTGCTCGGTGGTGGTGGTAGCGGGGCCGGTGTCGGCGTGGGCGCGCCGCTACGTCCGCGAGCCGGTCCCCGATGAAGATACCGGCGACGGTAGTGACGGCAATGACGACAGTGACGGCAGTGATGGTGGTGATGATGCGGGTGATAGTGATAGTGGCAATGCTGTCGCCACCTCGGGCCAGCGGCTGGTGTGGCCGGGGCTCCTGGGGACCGGGCCGCAGGCCGTGCTCGCGCTGCTGTCCTGCGGGCTGTGCGCCGGATGGGGTCTGCGGGCGGGGGCGACGGGCGCGGCGCTGGTGGCTGTGCCGGTCTATGCCCTGCTGACGTGTGCCGCCAGCGTGGATGTCGTGGCCCGTCTGCTGCCCAACCGGCTGCTGGGCTCGGCGGCGGCCTGGCTGGGGCTGAGCGCAGTGGTGGCCGTGATGGTCGGACCGGGGAGCCCGGGCGCGGCCCTGCGGGCGGTGCTGTGCGGCCTGGGGGCGGGAGGTGCCAGCCTGTTGCTCGCGCTGCTCCCCTCAGGCCTGGGGATGGGTGACGTCAAGCTGTGCGCGGTTATCGGGCTGTGGCTGGGGTGGTACGGCGGCCTGGTGGTCCTGGTGGCCCTGTGGGTCGGTGTCCTCCTCGGCGGGCTGGCGGCCGTGCTCCTGCTGGTCTCCCGCCGGGCCGGGCGCAAGGACCCCATGGCCTACGGCCCTTACCTGGTGGCGGGTGCCCTGCTGACCTGGCCCCTGGTGGTGACCTGA
- a CDS encoding DUF192 domain-containing protein codes for MPRTTPTWSAVATSPLPRLAVDGKVTDLPVWTARSRSERRTGLLGTDGIDGAVWITRCSWVHCWGMRYPIDVVYIARSGEVLAVAPLAPGRVGLPRPRAAAVVEMAQGQAARAGVAPGAVLSSVVLADPAGAVDPAGLTGPCGAADAARCGNVAVQGH; via the coding sequence GTGCCTAGGACAACACCGACCTGGTCAGCCGTAGCGACAAGCCCGCTCCCCCGACTTGCCGTCGACGGGAAGGTGACGGACCTGCCGGTGTGGACGGCGCGCAGCAGGAGCGAGCGCCGCACCGGTCTGTTGGGGACTGACGGAATCGACGGTGCCGTGTGGATCACGCGATGCAGCTGGGTCCACTGCTGGGGCATGCGCTATCCCATTGATGTCGTCTATATCGCCCGCTCCGGCGAGGTGCTCGCGGTCGCCCCGCTGGCGCCCGGCCGTGTGGGGCTGCCTCGTCCGCGTGCTGCGGCAGTGGTGGAGATGGCGCAAGGGCAGGCCGCTCGTGCGGGGGTGGCCCCCGGCGCGGTGCTGTCGAGCGTGGTTCTCGCGGACCCGGCCGGTGCGGTGGACCCGGCTGGCCTGACCGGTCCGTGTGGGGCTGCTGACGCCGCTAGGTGCGGCAACGTCGCGGTCCAGGGCCACTGA
- a CDS encoding type II toxin-antitoxin system VapB family antitoxin — protein sequence MIFKAVREAAPYPEHGVTTQREWAVIAPRQVRLADLTTTRATLDLRTLLDDDSTFYGDLFAHVVAYHGELYLETGLHRALRAALQGRTAIHARILEVDANGVPRLAPAPPTDY from the coding sequence GTGATCTTCAAGGCAGTGCGCGAGGCGGCCCCGTACCCGGAGCACGGGGTCACGACCCAGCGCGAGTGGGCTGTCATTGCGCCACGCCAGGTTCGGCTGGCCGATCTCACTACCACGCGCGCGACCCTTGACCTGCGCACCCTCCTTGACGACGACTCGACGTTCTACGGAGACCTGTTCGCCCACGTCGTCGCCTACCACGGCGAGCTCTACCTGGAGACGGGGCTGCACCGCGCCCTGCGGGCCGCCCTCCAGGGGCGCACCGCCATCCACGCCAGGATACTGGAGGTCGACGCCAACGGCGTGCCCCGTCTCGCCCCGGCCCCGCCGACAGACTACTGA
- a CDS encoding LytR C-terminal domain-containing protein, giving the protein MDLTGLTINVYNGSETIGLAGTVETALTDAGLTVGTADDWPEDYRGNVQIMVSQAGLVNGYSLAQIFPDSTVQIDTSLDPSDETVSVVLGAEYAHTVLTADEIALVGSGQTIVPPSGCVAPGDATAAATDD; this is encoded by the coding sequence GTGGACCTCACGGGGCTGACCATCAACGTCTACAACGGCTCGGAGACTATCGGCCTGGCCGGCACTGTGGAGACCGCGCTCACCGACGCCGGCCTGACGGTGGGCACCGCTGACGACTGGCCTGAGGACTACCGCGGGAACGTCCAGATCATGGTCTCCCAGGCCGGGCTGGTCAACGGGTACTCCCTGGCCCAGATCTTCCCCGACTCCACCGTGCAGATCGACACCAGCCTGGACCCCTCCGACGAGACGGTCTCTGTGGTCCTCGGCGCGGAGTACGCTCACACGGTACTCACCGCTGACGAGATCGCCCTGGTCGGCTCCGGCCAGACAATCGTCCCGCCGTCAGGCTGCGTCGCCCCCGGCGATGCGACCGCTGCGGCCACCGACGACTAG
- a CDS encoding uracil-xanthine permease family protein: MSPLPSSLPFSRGWRLHGDGRSVTPGEVVAPDERLTWPRTIGIGVQHVVAMFGATFLVPLLTGFDPATTLFFTGVGTLLFLGITSGRLPSYLGSSFALIAPIGAVTGYVADGGAPLDAHRASLAQGGVIAAGASLLVVGVVVHLAGASWIDRLMPPIVTGAVVSLIGFNLAPSAWDNVQAAPVTAVVTIVSVLLVTVLFKGIISRLAILIGVLAGYLTACLRGEVDFSAVSSASWAGLPGFHPPAFDVSLLGLFVPVVLVLVAENIGHVKSVSAMTGEDLDDVTGRALAADGLSTVLAGAGGGSGTTTYAENIGVMAATRVYSTAAYVVAAVTALVLSMLPKFGAVIATIPAGVLGGAATVLYGMIGMLGVRIWVQNRVDFSDPVNLNTAAVSMVVAIANYTLVWNGTSFEGIALGSAAAIVIYHVMRWISRVRGTNLEQVSPASAPAGSELEGPPYSQRVATRAAQD, from the coding sequence ATGTCCCCGCTGCCCTCCTCACTCCCCTTCTCCCGCGGCTGGCGCCTTCACGGTGACGGTCGCTCCGTCACGCCGGGCGAGGTCGTGGCCCCTGACGAGAGGCTGACCTGGCCACGCACGATTGGTATCGGCGTTCAGCACGTCGTGGCCATGTTTGGCGCCACCTTCCTGGTGCCACTGCTGACAGGCTTCGACCCGGCCACCACCTTGTTCTTCACCGGGGTGGGGACGCTGCTGTTCCTGGGGATCACCTCGGGACGCCTACCTAGCTACCTGGGGTCGTCCTTCGCCCTGATCGCCCCGATCGGTGCGGTCACCGGCTACGTAGCCGACGGAGGCGCCCCCCTTGACGCCCACCGGGCCTCTTTGGCTCAGGGGGGTGTTATCGCAGCGGGAGCCTCCCTGCTGGTCGTCGGCGTCGTGGTCCACCTGGCGGGTGCCTCCTGGATTGACCGGCTCATGCCACCGATCGTCACCGGTGCGGTGGTCTCCCTCATCGGCTTCAATCTGGCTCCGTCAGCGTGGGACAACGTGCAGGCCGCTCCGGTGACCGCCGTGGTCACCATCGTGTCCGTCCTGCTAGTGACCGTCCTGTTCAAGGGGATCATCAGCCGCCTGGCGATCCTGATCGGCGTGCTGGCGGGCTACCTGACAGCCTGCCTACGCGGTGAGGTGGACTTCTCCGCGGTCTCCTCCGCGTCCTGGGCGGGGCTGCCGGGCTTCCACCCTCCCGCCTTCGACGTCTCCCTCCTGGGGCTGTTCGTCCCTGTGGTGCTGGTCCTGGTCGCGGAGAACATCGGGCACGTGAAGTCGGTGTCCGCCATGACGGGGGAGGACCTCGACGACGTCACCGGGCGTGCCCTGGCTGCTGACGGGCTGTCCACAGTCCTGGCCGGAGCGGGAGGCGGGTCGGGCACCACGACCTACGCGGAGAACATCGGTGTCATGGCGGCCACTCGCGTCTACTCGACAGCGGCCTACGTGGTGGCAGCTGTCACGGCGCTGGTCCTGTCCATGCTGCCTAAGTTCGGTGCGGTGATTGCGACGATCCCTGCGGGTGTCCTGGGCGGGGCGGCCACGGTGCTGTACGGCATGATCGGGATGCTGGGGGTCCGTATCTGGGTACAGAACCGGGTGGACTTCTCTGACCCCGTCAACCTCAACACTGCTGCGGTGTCCATGGTGGTGGCCATTGCCAACTACACCCTGGTGTGGAACGGGACGAGCTTTGAGGGGATCGCCCTGGGCTCGGCCGCCGCAATTGTCATCTACCACGTTATGCGGTGGATCTCGAGGGTGCGCGGGACCAACCTGGAGCAGGTCTCCCCGGCCTCGGCCCCTGCGGGCAGCGAGCTGGAGGGCCCGCCCTACTCTCAGCGGGTAGCCACCCGAGCCGCCCAGGACTGA
- a CDS encoding glutamine amidotransferase-related protein: MKPFIMVSTRPELEAAQHEYESFLAQSGLARQDLQHVQLEEIDFLDAFTARDVSGVFIGGSPYNPSTPATAKTRSQLRVEDQVRELLAVALKEGVALLATGFGLQVLAAYLGTQAEEEFGEELGAADIFLTAQGREDPLLHGMPQVFSVFVGHHEGVGQIPHNATLLASSPDCPVQMIRVGKAVYGTQFNPELDAARFEQRVSIYADAGYGDPDLSEDILSKARSEAPHEAGRIIRNFVTHFRRD, from the coding sequence GTGAAGCCTTTCATCATGGTGTCTACGCGTCCCGAGCTGGAAGCGGCACAGCACGAGTACGAGTCATTCCTGGCGCAGAGCGGGCTGGCCCGCCAGGACCTGCAGCACGTCCAGCTGGAGGAGATCGACTTCCTGGACGCCTTCACCGCCCGTGACGTCTCCGGGGTCTTCATCGGTGGCAGCCCCTACAACCCCTCGACTCCCGCGACCGCCAAGACCCGCAGCCAGCTCAGGGTAGAGGACCAGGTGCGCGAGCTGCTAGCGGTAGCCCTCAAGGAGGGCGTGGCCCTGCTGGCTACCGGCTTCGGCCTGCAGGTGCTGGCCGCCTACCTGGGGACACAGGCCGAGGAGGAGTTCGGCGAGGAGCTGGGCGCCGCAGACATCTTCCTCACCGCGCAGGGCCGCGAGGACCCGCTGCTTCACGGAATGCCCCAGGTGTTCAGCGTGTTTGTCGGCCACCACGAGGGGGTGGGGCAGATCCCGCACAACGCGACCCTGCTGGCCAGCTCCCCGGACTGCCCCGTGCAGATGATCCGGGTGGGCAAGGCTGTCTACGGAACCCAGTTCAACCCCGAGCTGGACGCGGCCCGCTTTGAGCAGCGCGTGAGCATCTACGCCGACGCCGGCTATGGCGACCCCGACCTGAGTGAGGACATTCTGTCCAAGGCCCGCTCCGAGGCCCCGCACGAGGCCGGACGGATCATCCGCAACTTCGTGACCCACTTCAGGCGGGACTAG
- a CDS encoding NAD(P)H-binding protein has translation MSRIVIVGGHGKVALLTAPLLVEAGHEVLSLIRNPDHAEEVSATGALPVVLSVEEASTEQLTQAFAGARAVVWSAGAGGKGGPARTDAVDRAAALRSMDAAAAAGATRYVMVSFITAYGEVPEDHPLRAYAVAKIAADRHLQSTDLEWTILGPGGLTAQEPSGRITVERVGGDDQSGASALTSRGNVARVIAAVLDEPRSVGRVIPFHDGDTPIAQAVADVPLAYADLS, from the coding sequence ATGTCTCGTATCGTCATCGTCGGCGGCCACGGCAAGGTCGCTCTTCTCACCGCTCCGCTGCTCGTTGAGGCAGGCCACGAGGTCCTCTCCCTGATCCGTAACCCGGACCATGCTGAGGAGGTGTCCGCCACCGGCGCCCTACCGGTGGTGCTCTCCGTGGAGGAGGCGAGTACCGAACAGCTCACGCAGGCCTTTGCCGGGGCACGGGCGGTCGTGTGGTCAGCCGGAGCGGGCGGCAAGGGCGGACCGGCCCGCACTGACGCCGTTGACCGCGCAGCGGCGCTGCGCTCCATGGACGCTGCTGCGGCAGCGGGCGCCACCCGCTACGTCATGGTCTCCTTCATCACTGCCTACGGCGAGGTCCCGGAGGACCACCCGTTGCGGGCCTACGCCGTTGCCAAGATCGCCGCTGACCGCCATCTCCAGTCCACCGACCTGGAGTGGACGATCCTCGGGCCCGGCGGGCTGACGGCCCAGGAGCCGTCGGGGCGCATCACCGTGGAGCGGGTCGGCGGAGATGACCAGTCCGGTGCGTCGGCACTGACCTCGCGAGGCAACGTGGCACGCGTTATCGCGGCTGTCCTGGACGAGCCGCGCAGCGTCGGTCGGGTCATCCCCTTCCACGACGGTGACACGCCGATCGCCCAAGCGGTGGCTGACGTGCCCCTGGCCTACGCAGACCTGTCCTGA
- a CDS encoding glutamine amidotransferase — translation MKPFLFLATRDADGPADAEYESFLLRTGLEESTLVRHRLEARPMPEISLEDWSGIIVGGSPFNTTTPAERKSATQLRVEAEFDALLDRLVQADFPFLGACYGVGTLATHQGAVVDGTYREEVSAPEVTLTPEGLDDPVCVDIPATFRAFVAHKDAVTVPPRNAVVLATSGSCPYQMLRVGRNLYATQFHPELDGPALSYRLGFYAGHGYFETQDLPRIQAWTSEPDVSDSWKVLANFVAVHARD, via the coding sequence GTGAAGCCCTTCCTGTTCCTGGCGACCCGTGACGCTGACGGGCCTGCGGATGCTGAGTACGAGTCGTTCCTGCTGCGTACCGGTCTGGAGGAGTCCACCCTGGTACGCCACCGCCTCGAGGCTCGTCCTATGCCGGAGATCAGCCTTGAGGACTGGTCCGGCATCATCGTGGGCGGGTCCCCCTTCAACACGACGACACCTGCGGAGAGGAAGTCGGCCACCCAGCTGCGTGTGGAGGCCGAGTTCGACGCGCTCCTCGACCGTCTGGTGCAGGCCGACTTCCCGTTCCTGGGAGCCTGCTACGGTGTGGGCACCCTGGCAACTCACCAGGGGGCGGTGGTTGACGGGACCTACCGGGAGGAGGTCTCCGCCCCGGAGGTCACGCTCACGCCTGAGGGGCTTGACGACCCGGTCTGCGTCGACATCCCCGCGACCTTCCGCGCCTTCGTGGCCCACAAGGACGCTGTCACGGTGCCACCCCGCAACGCCGTGGTGCTGGCGACCTCAGGTTCCTGTCCCTACCAGATGCTGCGGGTCGGTCGCAATCTCTACGCCACCCAGTTCCACCCCGAGCTTGATGGTCCCGCCCTGTCCTACCGCCTGGGCTTCTACGCCGGGCACGGGTACTTTGAGACGCAGGACCTGCCGCGTATCCAGGCCTGGACCAGTGAGCCGGACGTCAGTGACTCCTGGAAGGTGCTGGCCAACTTCGTGGCGGTGCACGCTCGCGACTGA
- a CDS encoding purine-nucleoside phosphorylase yields the protein MALSPAVPETWDEDPAGVSILLATGRPRHDLLVVCEPQLLAELDAAWGAPQARVRLSFLPGVLEPRSADQEDALLSYDRGGLGVLVARGRTCLYEGHPARSTTALARIVAGSGARAALLVTRASSVGGAAPGDLLAVGDHVSLSGTPLFPSERLIQATWDEDLTTRVSRLPGVRGTGVVALGAGPLRPTPAEARILAGMGVDAVVTDTVAEGMALAGGGVATAALVLVDEAVGPVSQPSGRRAAPAGSTAQQPASVVVHEAVEAVLARLARREA from the coding sequence ATGGCCCTGTCGCCAGCTGTGCCTGAGACCTGGGACGAGGACCCCGCCGGAGTCTCCATCCTCCTGGCTACGGGTCGGCCGCGTCACGACCTTCTGGTCGTGTGTGAACCGCAGCTTCTGGCCGAGCTGGACGCGGCCTGGGGCGCTCCTCAGGCGCGGGTGCGTCTGTCCTTTCTGCCGGGGGTCCTGGAGCCCAGGAGTGCCGACCAGGAGGACGCCCTGCTCTCCTACGACCGCGGTGGCCTCGGCGTCCTTGTCGCCCGGGGCCGTACCTGCCTGTACGAGGGGCACCCCGCTCGCAGTACCACGGCGCTGGCCAGGATCGTGGCGGGCTCCGGTGCTCGAGCCGCTCTCCTGGTCACCCGCGCCTCCTCCGTGGGCGGGGCGGCTCCTGGTGATCTCCTGGCCGTCGGTGACCACGTCAGCCTCTCGGGCACGCCGCTGTTTCCCTCCGAGCGCCTGATCCAGGCCACCTGGGACGAGGACCTGACCACACGCGTGTCGCGTCTGCCCGGAGTGCGAGGCACCGGTGTCGTAGCCCTGGGGGCGGGTCCGCTCCGCCCCACTCCCGCTGAGGCCAGGATCCTGGCTGGCATGGGAGTCGACGCCGTCGTCACGGACACGGTCGCGGAGGGGATGGCCCTGGCTGGCGGTGGGGTGGCCACCGCGGCGCTGGTTCTCGTCGACGAGGCCGTTGGTCCTGTCAGTCAGCCTAGCGGCCGTCGCGCTGCCCCGGCTGGCTCGACAGCGCAGCAGCCGGCGTCGGTCGTGGTCCACGAGGCCGTTGAGGCTGTCCTGGCCCGGCTGGCCCGTCGCGAGGCGTAG
- a CDS encoding DapH/DapD/GlmU-related protein gives MDLRTFLDYVASGQPIRGGSQEAAFQSQRAVEVQRLTAELNTGYHDPGEIRALMERITTRAVPESFRLFPPFTTDFGANIHLGEQVFINSGCRFQDQGGIWVGDRCFIGHDVVLATLDHSLAVADRATTHPAPIRLGDDVWVGAKVVVTSGVTVGDGAVLAAGAVVTRDVPARTVVGGVPARVIRQVPEA, from the coding sequence ATGGATCTTCGTACCTTTCTTGACTATGTCGCCTCTGGCCAGCCGATCCGTGGCGGAAGCCAGGAGGCGGCCTTCCAGAGCCAGCGTGCCGTGGAGGTCCAGCGTCTGACGGCCGAGCTCAACACCGGCTACCACGATCCGGGGGAAATCCGGGCGCTCATGGAGCGCATCACCACTCGCGCCGTCCCGGAGTCCTTCCGTCTCTTCCCGCCCTTCACCACAGACTTCGGAGCCAACATCCACCTGGGGGAGCAGGTCTTCATCAACTCCGGGTGCCGGTTCCAGGATCAGGGCGGCATCTGGGTCGGGGACCGCTGCTTTATCGGGCACGACGTGGTCCTGGCGACGCTGGACCACTCCCTTGCGGTCGCCGACCGGGCCACGACCCACCCGGCTCCGATCCGACTGGGCGACGACGTCTGGGTGGGAGCCAAGGTCGTTGTCACCAGCGGCGTCACGGTGGGGGACGGGGCGGTCCTGGCCGCAGGGGCAGTCGTGACCAGGGACGTGCCCGCGCGGACCGTCGTCGGCGGCGTCCCGGCCCGGGTCATCAGGCAGGTGCCTGAGGCCTGA
- the tadA gene encoding tRNA adenosine(34) deaminase TadA, which produces MLPPASSADSAAMARALELAAAAGEQGEVPVGAVVLGADGRVLAEAANACEAERDPTAHAEVRALRAAGAVLADARLQGCTLVVTLEPCTMCAGALVLARVARLVLGAWEPRTGACGSVRDVVRDARANHQVEVRAGVRAQESAALLEDFFSRRR; this is translated from the coding sequence ATATTACCTCCTGCCTCTTCTGCCGACTCTGCAGCCATGGCGCGAGCGCTGGAGCTCGCGGCGGCGGCGGGAGAGCAGGGCGAGGTGCCGGTGGGCGCGGTGGTCCTGGGAGCCGACGGCCGAGTCCTGGCTGAGGCTGCCAACGCCTGTGAGGCCGAGCGCGACCCCACGGCGCACGCGGAGGTCCGGGCGCTGCGCGCCGCTGGAGCCGTCCTCGCGGACGCCCGGCTTCAGGGGTGCACGCTGGTGGTCACGCTTGAGCCGTGCACCATGTGTGCCGGCGCTCTTGTGCTGGCCCGGGTGGCGCGGCTCGTCCTGGGAGCCTGGGAGCCCAGGACCGGTGCCTGCGGCTCGGTGCGTGACGTGGTGCGCGATGCGCGCGCCAACCACCAGGTCGAGGTGCGTGCCGGGGTGCGGGCGCAGGAGTCGGCTGCCCTGCTGGAGGACTTCTTCTCCCGGCGACGGTAG
- the betT gene encoding choline BCCT transporter BetT, protein MTGAAAKEATEQQTEHSPRQVLNAPVFVSSAIVIAVIALSAIFFPRAVSDAFGSAVSWTGRWFGSFYILLVTVTLLFSIVLALSKFGKIRLGPSNSTPDFSTFSWAAMLFAAGVGTAIMFYAVAEPVAQYMAPPTGEGQTVEAARNAIVLTLLHYGITGWGLYSIVGMALAYFAYRRHQPLAVRSTLRPLLGDRADGVLGHVADAATLIGGAVGIAASLGVGVVQLNVALTILFGLPQGTPTQIGLIVLSVLMATISAVSGVDRGVRVLSNINVLLAVGLAMWVLVTGDTAFLIDAIVGNVGDFITQFPSLTLETYAYDRPTEWLNSWTLFFWAWWIAWAAFVGMFLARISRGRTIREFVIGALVLPFSYVLMWSSIFGNSALDLIRSGNLDFAELTVNEPEQGLYTLLTHLPGGTFLVALALFIGILFYVTSADSGALVMSSLSSHVRSEREDAPAWLRIFWASLVGVLTIAMLVAGGIPILQQATIVMALPFSAVIIVIMFCLWKALSTEASHSVTRSQAYRNRSLGLTGTAAGLTRISWQDRLSHTFNTVSPSRAKRALDNRIVPALEAVATELRKENLHAEVVVEGEEAQDPDDERNFLGRATLVVSATEAGESAEGEDSLDTDYERSSGLDSFRYVVRMVQAPVPAYGPVVHEADDLTVRLEVRPSGGGQGYDLMDWSADQVAHDVLDHYERWLEYLGFTETAARASGGSAQ, encoded by the coding sequence ATGACCGGGGCTGCCGCCAAGGAAGCCACGGAGCAGCAGACTGAGCACTCGCCGCGACAGGTCCTCAACGCGCCGGTCTTCGTCTCCTCCGCCATCGTCATCGCTGTCATCGCCCTGAGCGCCATCTTCTTCCCCCGGGCGGTGTCAGACGCCTTCGGTAGCGCAGTCTCCTGGACGGGTCGCTGGTTCGGCTCCTTCTACATCCTCCTGGTCACCGTCACCCTCCTCTTCTCCATCGTCCTGGCGCTGTCGAAGTTCGGCAAGATCCGGCTGGGACCCAGCAACTCCACCCCCGACTTCTCCACCTTCTCCTGGGCCGCCATGCTCTTCGCCGCAGGCGTGGGAACCGCCATCATGTTCTACGCCGTGGCCGAGCCGGTTGCCCAGTACATGGCGCCCCCCACAGGAGAGGGCCAGACTGTCGAGGCCGCCCGTAACGCCATCGTCCTGACTCTCCTGCACTACGGCATCACCGGCTGGGGCCTGTACTCCATCGTCGGCATGGCCCTGGCCTACTTCGCCTACCGTCGCCACCAGCCCCTGGCCGTGCGCTCCACCCTGCGCCCCCTGCTCGGCGACCGCGCCGACGGCGTGCTGGGGCACGTCGCTGACGCCGCCACGCTCATCGGCGGGGCCGTGGGCATCGCCGCCTCACTGGGAGTCGGCGTCGTCCAGCTCAACGTCGCCCTGACCATCCTGTTCGGCCTGCCTCAGGGCACCCCCACACAGATCGGGCTCATCGTCCTGTCCGTGCTCATGGCCACCATCTCCGCCGTGTCCGGGGTGGACCGTGGCGTGCGCGTCCTGTCCAACATCAACGTCCTGCTCGCGGTGGGCCTGGCCATGTGGGTCCTGGTCACCGGCGACACCGCCTTCCTCATTGACGCGATCGTGGGCAACGTCGGCGACTTCATCACCCAGTTCCCCTCCCTGACCCTGGAGACCTACGCCTACGACCGGCCCACCGAGTGGCTCAACAGCTGGACACTCTTCTTCTGGGCCTGGTGGATCGCCTGGGCCGCCTTCGTCGGCATGTTCCTAGCCCGCATCTCCCGCGGGCGCACGATCCGCGAGTTCGTCATCGGCGCCCTGGTCCTGCCCTTCAGCTACGTGCTCATGTGGAGCTCGATCTTCGGCAACAGTGCGCTGGACCTCATCCGCTCCGGCAACCTGGACTTCGCCGAGCTGACCGTCAACGAGCCCGAGCAGGGGCTCTACACCCTGCTCACTCACCTCCCCGGGGGCACCTTCCTCGTCGCGCTGGCACTGTTCATCGGGATCCTCTTCTACGTCACCAGCGCGGACTCCGGCGCCCTGGTGATGTCCAGCCTGTCCAGCCACGTGCGCTCCGAGAGAGAGGACGCCCCTGCCTGGCTCCGGATCTTCTGGGCCAGCCTGGTCGGTGTCCTCACGATCGCCATGCTCGTGGCCGGCGGCATCCCGATCCTCCAGCAGGCCACCATCGTCATGGCCCTGCCCTTCTCTGCCGTCATCATCGTCATCATGTTCTGCCTGTGGAAGGCGCTGAGCACCGAGGCGAGCCACAGCGTGACCCGCTCGCAGGCCTACCGTAACCGCAGCCTGGGCCTGACCGGGACCGCAGCGGGGCTCACGCGCATCTCCTGGCAGGACCGGCTCTCCCACACCTTCAACACGGTCTCCCCCAGCCGCGCCAAGCGTGCCCTGGACAACCGCATCGTCCCCGCCCTGGAGGCCGTGGCCACCGAGCTGCGCAAGGAGAACCTGCACGCTGAGGTGGTCGTTGAGGGTGAGGAGGCTCAGGACCCCGACGACGAGCGTAACTTCCTGGGACGCGCCACCCTTGTCGTCAGCGCGACCGAGGCCGGGGAGTCCGCAGAGGGCGAGGACTCCCTCGACACCGACTACGAACGTTCCAGCGGGCTGGACTCCTTCCGCTACGTGGTCCGCATGGTCCAGGCTCCCGTGCCCGCCTACGGTCCTGTGGTCCACGAGGCAGACGACCTGACCGTGCGCCTGGAGGTGCGTCCCAGCGGCGGCGGCCAGGGCTACGACCTCATGGACTGGTCCGCCGACCAGGTAGCCCACGACGTCCTGGACCACTACGAGCGCTGGCTGGAGTACCTCGGCTTCACCGAGACGGCGGCCCGGGCCTCGGGCGGTTCCGCCCAGTAG
- a CDS encoding aldo/keto reductase — translation MTTQTIPDIILNNGVTIPQIGYGVFLTPPEETEQAVREALEVGYRHIDTAQAYRNEAGVGAAVAASGLPREEVFLTTKVWISNAGEAKAARSIDGSLRRLGTDYIDLLLVHQPFGDYYGTYRAMERALESGKVRAIGVSNFYPDRFVDLAGNVDVAPAVNQMETHVFNQQVDSRPWYAKYGTALESWGPLAQGRNNIFTHPVLTRVGQRHGKTAAQVALRYLLQRDVIIIPKSVQRERMAANLDILDFSLDEADLEAVAALDEGHSLTVDHRDPELIGYLATYQVEED, via the coding sequence ATGACTACCCAGACCATTCCGGACATCATTCTTAACAACGGGGTGACCATCCCGCAGATCGGCTACGGCGTCTTCCTGACCCCGCCGGAGGAGACCGAGCAGGCGGTGCGCGAGGCCCTGGAGGTCGGCTACCGCCACATCGACACCGCCCAGGCCTACCGTAACGAGGCGGGTGTGGGGGCCGCCGTGGCGGCCTCCGGCCTGCCGCGCGAGGAGGTCTTCCTGACCACCAAGGTGTGGATCTCCAACGCCGGGGAGGCCAAGGCGGCTCGTTCCATCGACGGCTCCCTGCGCCGCCTGGGCACCGACTACATCGACCTGCTCCTGGTGCACCAGCCCTTCGGCGACTACTACGGCACCTACCGCGCCATGGAGAGGGCGCTGGAGTCGGGCAAGGTGCGCGCCATCGGCGTGTCCAACTTCTACCCTGACCGCTTTGTGGACCTGGCAGGCAACGTCGACGTGGCCCCTGCGGTCAACCAGATGGAGACCCACGTGTTCAACCAGCAGGTGGACAGCCGCCCCTGGTACGCCAAGTACGGTACTGCTCTGGAGTCCTGGGGGCCGCTGGCTCAGGGGAGGAACAACATCTTCACCCACCCGGTGCTTACGAGGGTAGGGCAGAGGCACGGCAAGACCGCGGCCCAGGTGGCCCTGCGCTACCTGCTGCAGCGCGACGTCATCATTATCCCTAAGTCGGTCCAGCGCGAGCGCATGGCCGCGAACCTCGACATTCTGGACTTCTCGCTAGACGAGGCTGACCTGGAGGCCGTGGCTGCCCTGGACGAGGGCCACAGCCTGACTGTCGACCACCGCGACCCTGAGCTCATCGGGTACCTGGCCACCTATCAGGTCGAGGAGGACTGA